The nucleotide window CAAAAATAGCAGCACTTACAATGTTGGTCATAGAATAATCTTCTAGTTGAAATGTAGCTGTAGGAGCTTCTACAGCAACTACTGCAGCTCTTTTATTTGGATTAGATTTTAGAAAATTCTTTGCATAAATAATACCTGAAACGCCTGCTGCACAACCCATTTCTGTAACTGGTAAACGCACAATATCTTGTTTCATACCTAATGAGTTGATAAGGTATGCATCTACAGAAGGAATCATAATACCTGTGCAACTTACAGTGATAATGTAATCTATATCTGTAGCTTTTAGGTTGGCTTTATCTAACGATTTTTGCAACGATTTTTCAGCTAATTGAGTAACCTCTCTTTTATAAATGTTATTTTTTTCTTCAAAGGAAGTTGCTGTAAACACCTCTTCAGGAGCCATAATAGAATAACGCTTATCAACAGCAGCACCTTCAAAAAGTTTGATTACTTTTCGTTGAAAACGAGTGTCTTGATCTTGCATCCATAATTTTACAAACGGAATAATATCTTTAGTTTCTCTGTTATATTTTGGAAGTTGCTTAGCAACCGATGTTATTTTTACTGCCATTTATCTTTTTAAAATCCATAAATAACGAAAAGCCCATTTCCAAGAAATAGTAGGTTTTACATTAATTTTATGCGACATTTTTACTAAATCTTTTCTTTTAAAACCTCTTAAGACTGAAGTTAAACCATCTTCAATTATCATTTTATTACTAATGAAAATTGATAGCAACATAAATAAATAATAAGCCAATTTATGCCTGTGTAAATCATTTACAACTACACCTATTTTAGTTTGTTTTACTGTATTATCTAAAAATGAAGTTAATTCTTTTTCTTTAAAATGATGCAAGAACAATGTTGCCAAAACAACATCAAAAGATCTGGCTTTAAAGGCATCAGAAAAAATATCTTGTGTTTCGAAACTTAACTCAGGATATTCTACTGATAAATCATTTGCATAATCAATTGCAGTTGGGTTTGCATCAATACCAATTAATTTAAATTTATAATGATGCTTTCTACCAAATTTTGCTACATCTCTTAAAATATCTCCATGTCCACAACCAATATCTATAATGGTTATTTCTTGTTCTTTTGGGTGATTTTCTAAAATAGTTTTTAAACCATTAATGGTTACTTTATTTCCTCCTAACCATCTATTTATATTTTCTAATTTATCTAATGTATCACGCAATAAATCGCCTCCAATAGAAAAATCATCCATCAATTCTTCTTTGTCTGTTCTTTGTTTTGTGCTGATAAAAAAGTCCATTATATTTTTATTGGTTTTCCATGTGTTTGTTTAATAATGATGGGTAATAAAAACGGAATTCTTCTTACAATTTGTAATAAAAAATTAGCCATTTTATCATTTCTAAACAACATTGCAATAAAATGACCTGCTTTTAAACGCCATTTAAATTGTTTCTTCCACTCTGAAATATACTTGTTTTCTAACTCATTTCTCGATAAAACTTCACCATCTAAATAATTTAGAATGAGTTTAGATGCAATTTGGGCAGATTGAATGGCCATACTCATTCCATTTCCACAAAGAGGATGAATCATTCCTGCAGAATCACCACACATAATTAGGTGATTTTCGATTGGGTTTTTAGTTTCAAAAGAAATTTGACTAATAGATAAAGGTTCATCAAAAAGAGGTTTTGAATTTTTAAAAATATCTTTTAAATATTCATTTTTAAAAACCACATTTTCTTGAAAATCGGTAATGTTCTTGTATTTTTTGAAGGATGAGAAATTGGTTATGTAACACAAATTTATAGCATCGTTTTCTACTTTAGAAACACCACAATAACCTCCTTTAAAATTATGAAGCGCAACTAAGTCTGCCTTGAATTCTCCTTTTACGTGAATTTTAACACCTAAATAAGGTGATTTTTTTTTGATAAAACTTCGATCTAATTTTACATCTAATAAAGATCGTTTTCCAAAAGAACCAATTGCAATTCCAGTTCTAAATTTCTGATTATTCTTAGTTGTAATTGTAAATATTTCATTTTCAAAGCTAGATTCTAAAACTGCATCTTGTAAAATTGTGACTCCATTTTCCTTTGCCTTTTCAGCTAAAATGTAATCTAATTGAAAGCGCGAAATTCCAAAACCTCCTAAAGGTAATTTTGCATCAATCAATTTATTATTGGTTGTTGAGAGTTGGAATTTATCAATTTTAACTGCACCAAAATCAAAAGGGTTTATCTCTAAAAAAGCCAAATAGGGCAAAACTTCATTTGAAATATATTCGCCACAAACTTTGTGTTTTGGGTAGGTGTTTTTCTCTATTAGCAAAACATTTTTATCAAACTTAGAAAGGTGAATTGCATTGCATAAGCCTGCTAAACCACCACCAATTATAATAACATCAAAGTTTGTTGTTCTATCCATTAATTTAACAATTCTGCTAATTCTTTGCCAACCAAACTACCAATAGCAACTCCCATTCCTCCTAAACGAATTCCACAAAAAACGTTATTAGAAACTTGCTTTACAATGGCTTTCTTTTGATTTCCAACACCCATAATTCCACTCCATCTATGTTCAATTTCAAAATTAGTGTTTGGTAAAATGGTTTCTTTTAAAATTTTCTCAAGCTCATTTTGTATGATTTCTGTTTGACCAAATTTTGTAGTTTCCTCTGTTTCAAAATCGAGATTTCTACCTCCACCAAAAAGAATTCTATCATTTATATTTCTAAAATAATAGTATCCTTTTTCTAAATGAAATGTTCCTTTTATTTTTAGGTTTTGAATAGGTTTAGTAATAAGCACTTGAGCTCTTGCTGGTTTTATATTTTCTTTTAATAATTTATTAGAAAAACCATTAGTTGTAATGAATAATTTTTTGGTATAAAAATCTAATCTGTTGGTTTTTACATTAATTTTTTGTGAATTTTCTTGATAACTTTCAAGCTCTATATTATTTAAAATTTTAACGCCTAATTTTTGAGTTTTTAAAAGTAATTGCGTCATCATTTTACCAGTGTCTAATTGCCCTTCAAAATTATTTACAATGTACTTTGAATGGATTTTTTGGAAACCAAAAATATTATCAGAAGTAGAAAATACATCAGCCTTAAATATTGGTTTTAATAATTGATTTATATTCTCTTTTTTAGTGATACAATCATCAAAAAAATCTTCAAAATCACACAATTCAAAACCTTTGTTCTGCTGAAAGTCAATTTCTTTATCTCCCAACTTTTCTCTCAAATATTGTAGTCCTTTCCACCTTTTATCAACTAGATTGTAAACCTCTTGTTCTGTATGAGAGTTTAAATCGTCTATCAATTCAGATAAACTACCAAAACAGGCAAAACCAGCATTTTTTGTGCTAGCTCCTTGAGGCAACATGCCCTTCTCTACAATTAAAATTTTTGCTTTTGGGTAATTTTCCTTTAGTTTAATTGCACAGTTTAAACCCACAATTCCACTACCTACAATTGTATAATCTACATTAGTAAACCATTCTTTTAACTCCCAATAACTGTAATTCATTTACAATACTTTTTTAAAACAGATACTATTTTCCATATGCTTATATTGCCCATAATTAGGAATTACTTGGTATTTGCTTTTGTGATAAAATTGTACAGCTTCTACTTGTCTTTTCCCTGTTTCTAAGATACAACTTGCATACCCTAATTCTTTAGCCCAATGTTCTAACTCTAATAAAATTTGTTGGGCAAAACCTTTACCTCTTGCTTTAGGTGATACAAACATTCGTTTCACTTCAACAGAATCTTCATTAAAATTTTTAATGGCTCCACAACCAATAGGTTTATCTTCATAATATCCAATAACCACATGTTTAATTACATCAATATTATTAAATTGATTGTAAAAATCGTGTTCGTCTTCATCTGTAATTTTAAGATAGGCATCTAAATCTTTTACCAAATTGATAAAATCTTTATTTTCGGAATTGGTTCTGATGAGTTTAATCATTAAAATCAAATTGTAATTGTACCCAAACAGGTTCTTGAATGTTGTTGTTTAAATTACTAAAAGATAACCCTAAAAGACGAACTGAATTCTCTAATTTATCTTGATATAAGAGCTCTTTAACTATTGAAAAAAACTCTTTCTTTTTGCTTAAAAACTGACCTACTGTTTTACTTCTAGTTTGCTGAGTAAAATCTGAATATTTAATTTTTAAAGTTATGGTTTTACCTTTTGAGTTGCTTTTTTCCATACGTTTTTCAATTTCATCAGCAATATCATTTAGTTTATCTAACATGTAAATTTCTGAAGAGATATTTTCTCTAAACGTTCTTTCTGCACCTACAGATTTACGTATTCTATTAGGTTTCACTTCACTTTTATGAATACCTCTTACAATATTATAATAGTGTAAACCAGACTTACCAAAAAGTAACGATAATTCTTCTAACGTTTTCTTTTTTAAATCATTACCCACAAAAATACCTAAGTTATACATTTTTGCTGCAGTTACCTTACCCACTCCATAAAATTTATTGACTGGTAATTCTTCTAAAAACTGGATAACTTCCTCTGGATGTATGGTTTTTTGACCATTTGGTTTGTTAATATCTGAAGCAACTTTTGCAATAAACTTATTAATAGAAATACCTGCTGATGCTCTTAAACCTGTTTTATCATATATTTTTTGACGAATTTCTCTTGCAATTTCATTGGCAGAAGGATTGTCTTTTTTATTCTCTGTAACATCTAAATATGCCTCATCTAAAGATAATGGCTCTACCAAATCTGTATACTCAAAAAAAATTTCTCTTATCTGCTCAGATAGCTCTTTGTAACGTGCAAAATCTGATTTCACAAAAATGATATGAGGGCATTTTTGCTTGGCTAACACATTACTCATTGCAGATTTTACTCCATATTTTCTTGCTTCATAACTAGCAGCAGAAACAACACCTCTATCACCTCCACCACCAACTGCAATGGCTTTTCCTCTTAATTCTGGGTTATCTAATTCTGCTACAGATGCATAATAAGCATCCATATCTACATGAATTATTTTACGAAAAGGAGGTTGCAATTCCATACCTCTAATTTACGAAGTATAGTGCAAATTTTACACCTAAGAAAAACATTTTCTATGTTAAAAAATCAATACACAATTGCGTAGTTTGGCTCAGTTCCTCCGAGAGTTTATCCTTTTGCCAAGGATGAGAAACATTAAAAACATGATCTGCGTTTTTAATAATTTCTAGAGTGCTATTTGGTTGCCAACTATGTATTTGATGTGCTTCTTCAATATCTATAGAAGTATCATGATCTCCATGAATAATAAGCAAAGGAATTTGTAAATTTTTAACTGAATTTTGAATGTTTAAACGAGATTCATTCGCTTTAAAATTTTTATAAAACTGATAAAAGTGTGGCATTTGTTGTTTTGTTCTGCCATTTACAACATATTTAACTCCTGTTTTTTTCCAATTTTCTAAATCACCAATGGTTGAACTTCTAGAACCGAAATCTGAAACTGCTGCAAGTGTAATTACTTGTTTTACCCTTTTATCTTCATTGGCTTTAAGCAGTACAATTCCTCCTCCTCTACTATGACCAATAATTGAAATATCATCTAAATTTACCTCGCTTTTGTAAGTAGAATTCGTAGAAATCCAATTGATAATGCTTTCTAAATCATCTAATTCTTTAGTATAATTATTATTACCAAAAGCTTCTAAATCTGGAAAATCGATTGGATTTTCTGCTGTACCCCCATTGTGTGAAAAATTAAATTTAACAAAGAAGAATCCTGCTTTTGCAAAGGTTTCAGCCAATAAATTCCAAGCTCCCCAATCTTTAAAACCTTTATAACCATGACAAAAAATAATTACTTTTTTAGGTTGATTTGTTTCTTTGTAAAAAACATCGGTTACAATTGGTTTTGTGTGTTTACCATCAACAATAATATTTTTATCAATAAACATAATTAGTAATTTTAAATTAAATATAAAGCATTTATAATAGCTATAAAACCAGTTAACACACCTAAAATAAGATCCATTTTATTAGCCATGAATAAAATCTTTTTTTCTATAGCCTTTGCTGTGAATGCATAAATTGTGTAGAGTAAAAACGAACCAGCAATAGACCCTATTGTGAAGTAGATACTATTAGGAATGGAATAGTTGAAAAAATTTAATCCAATTAATATAGATACTACTGTAAAGTAAAATGGAATAGCAAACATGTTTAAAGAAGACAAGACAAAACCGTGCATAAATGCCTTTGATTTTTGAATTTTCTCTTTTTTAGGTTTGTCTTTGTTTTTAAAATATAATCTGAAAAAGTTAATTGAAATTAAAAATATGATTCCTGTAGCTACTTGTTGTATGGTTGCAATATATTCTGAATTTTTCATTAGAATACTTGCTAAAAAGGCGCCAATATTTGATTGAAAAAGCAATACAGAAGAGATACCTAAAGCAAGATATAAAGCTTCTTTTCTGCCACTTTTTATACTAATTTTAACTACAGTTAAATTTAGCATACTTGGCATAATACTGCCTAAAATAGAAATGATAGTTCCTAAAATAAAGTAGATGATAAAATTCATTTAAAAGTATAAGGTTAGGAAAGTAAATATATAGCATTTCCAACAGCTAAAATTCCAGTTAAAGCACCTAATATAAAATCCATTTTACTCGCTATATAAGTAAGTTTGTGCTCAATTCTTTTTGATAGAATTGCATACAAAGTGTAAAGCGTAAAAGACCCAATTGTAGAACCTATAGAAAAGTATAGTGCATTAAAAATGTTGTAGGTAAAATAATCCATCCCTATCAAAATAGAG belongs to Polaribacter dokdonensis and includes:
- a CDS encoding type III polyketide synthase, yielding MAVKITSVAKQLPKYNRETKDIIPFVKLWMQDQDTRFQRKVIKLFEGAAVDKRYSIMAPEEVFTATSFEEKNNIYKREVTQLAEKSLQKSLDKANLKATDIDYIITVSCTGIMIPSVDAYLINSLGMKQDIVRLPVTEMGCAAGVSGIIYAKNFLKSNPNKRAAVVAVEAPTATFQLEDYSMTNIVSAAIFGDGASAVILSSYQEDKGPEIVDEAMYHFYDATHMMGFNLVNSGLQMILDKEVPQKIADHFPKIIHPFLEKNNLTIEDVNHLIFHPGGKKIVQTVEELFGVLGKNIDDTKEVLRLYGNMSSATVLYVLERFMDRNPKKGERGIMLSFGPGFSAQRILLEW
- a CDS encoding methyltransferase domain-containing protein; this translates as MDFFISTKQRTDKEELMDDFSIGGDLLRDTLDKLENINRWLGGNKVTINGLKTILENHPKEQEITIIDIGCGHGDILRDVAKFGRKHHYKFKLIGIDANPTAIDYANDLSVEYPELSFETQDIFSDAFKARSFDVVLATLFLHHFKEKELTSFLDNTVKQTKIGVVVNDLHRHKLAYYLFMLLSIFISNKMIIEDGLTSVLRGFKRKDLVKMSHKINVKPTISWKWAFRYLWILKR
- a CDS encoding NAD(P)/FAD-dependent oxidoreductase, coding for MDRTTNFDVIIIGGGLAGLCNAIHLSKFDKNVLLIEKNTYPKHKVCGEYISNEVLPYLAFLEINPFDFGAVKIDKFQLSTTNNKLIDAKLPLGGFGISRFQLDYILAEKAKENGVTILQDAVLESSFENEIFTITTKNNQKFRTGIAIGSFGKRSLLDVKLDRSFIKKKSPYLGVKIHVKGEFKADLVALHNFKGGYCGVSKVENDAINLCYITNFSSFKKYKNITDFQENVVFKNEYLKDIFKNSKPLFDEPLSISQISFETKNPIENHLIMCGDSAGMIHPLCGNGMSMAIQSAQIASKLILNYLDGEVLSRNELENKYISEWKKQFKWRLKAGHFIAMLFRNDKMANFLLQIVRRIPFLLPIIIKQTHGKPIKI
- a CDS encoding NAD(P)/FAD-dependent oxidoreductase, with protein sequence MNYSYWELKEWFTNVDYTIVGSGIVGLNCAIKLKENYPKAKILIVEKGMLPQGASTKNAGFACFGSLSELIDDLNSHTEQEVYNLVDKRWKGLQYLREKLGDKEIDFQQNKGFELCDFEDFFDDCITKKENINQLLKPIFKADVFSTSDNIFGFQKIHSKYIVNNFEGQLDTGKMMTQLLLKTQKLGVKILNNIELESYQENSQKINVKTNRLDFYTKKLFITTNGFSNKLLKENIKPARAQVLITKPIQNLKIKGTFHLEKGYYYFRNINDRILFGGGRNLDFETEETTKFGQTEIIQNELEKILKETILPNTNFEIEHRWSGIMGVGNQKKAIVKQVSNNVFCGIRLGGMGVAIGSLVGKELAELLN
- a CDS encoding GNAT family N-acetyltransferase, whose translation is MIKLIRTNSENKDFINLVKDLDAYLKITDEDEHDFYNQFNNIDVIKHVVIGYYEDKPIGCGAIKNFNEDSVEVKRMFVSPKARGKGFAQQILLELEHWAKELGYASCILETGKRQVEAVQFYHKSKYQVIPNYGQYKHMENSICFKKVL
- the dinB gene encoding DNA polymerase IV; translation: MELQPPFRKIIHVDMDAYYASVAELDNPELRGKAIAVGGGGDRGVVSAASYEARKYGVKSAMSNVLAKQKCPHIIFVKSDFARYKELSEQIREIFFEYTDLVEPLSLDEAYLDVTENKKDNPSANEIAREIRQKIYDKTGLRASAGISINKFIAKVASDINKPNGQKTIHPEEVIQFLEELPVNKFYGVGKVTAAKMYNLGIFVGNDLKKKTLEELSLLFGKSGLHYYNIVRGIHKSEVKPNRIRKSVGAERTFRENISSEIYMLDKLNDIADEIEKRMEKSNSKGKTITLKIKYSDFTQQTRSKTVGQFLSKKKEFFSIVKELLYQDKLENSVRLLGLSFSNLNNNIQEPVWVQLQFDFND
- a CDS encoding alpha/beta hydrolase family protein; this translates as MFIDKNIIVDGKHTKPIVTDVFYKETNQPKKVIIFCHGYKGFKDWGAWNLLAETFAKAGFFFVKFNFSHNGGTAENPIDFPDLEAFGNNNYTKELDDLESIINWISTNSTYKSEVNLDDISIIGHSRGGGIVLLKANEDKRVKQVITLAAVSDFGSRSSTIGDLENWKKTGVKYVVNGRTKQQMPHFYQFYKNFKANESRLNIQNSVKNLQIPLLIIHGDHDTSIDIEEAHQIHSWQPNSTLEIIKNADHVFNVSHPWQKDKLSEELSQTTQLCIDFLT
- a CDS encoding LysE family transporter, yielding MNFIIYFILGTIISILGSIMPSMLNLTVVKISIKSGRKEALYLALGISSVLLFQSNIGAFLASILMKNSEYIATIQQVATGIIFLISINFFRLYFKNKDKPKKEKIQKSKAFMHGFVLSSLNMFAIPFYFTVVSILIGLNFFNYSIPNSIYFTIGSIAGSFLLYTIYAFTAKAIEKKILFMANKMDLILGVLTGFIAIINALYLI